One region of Budorcas taxicolor isolate Tak-1 chromosome 3, Takin1.1, whole genome shotgun sequence genomic DNA includes:
- the NES gene encoding nestin isoform X2, translated as MEGCLGEESFQMWELNRRLEAYLARVKALEEQNELLSAELGGLRAQAGDASWRARADDELAALRALVDQRWREKHAAEMARDNLAEEVEGVASRCQQLRLVRERTAEEVARSRRAVEAEKCAQAWLSTQAAELERELEALRAAHEEERAGLNAQAACAPRGPAPPRGPPAPAPEVEELAQRLGEAWRGAVRGYQERVAHMETSLGQARERLGHAMQGAREGRLELQQLQAERSGLQERRAALEQRLEGRWQERLRTTEQFQLAVEALEQEKQGLQSQIAQVLEGRQQLAHLKMSLSLEVATYRTLLEAENSRLQTPGSGSKTSLSFLDPKLELHFPGTPEGRRPGPLLSVLSPTPLSSPLPGTLETPVPTFLKSQEFLQARTPTSASTPIPPTPQAPCPAVDAEIRAQDAPVSLPQPRVGRQQVPEVMWAEAKVAVPASILPGPEEPGGQQQEPSPSQSPEDRASLAPALSPDRSSLEAKGGEASGSRESSRSQEEDEGQLWGLAEKETVVEVKAVSSLEQETWQEEAGLDRKEIQDAQGPLEKEAVNSLEEEIQKPSIPLGTQSHETVRALEKESLESLRSLEEENLETLKILGKENQELLKSLEAKETEVVRSLEKETLELLKPIGKEDPQTLPSLEKENQEIMRPLEVNGETFLYPGKENQELVRSLEQENIESLRTLEKESQDPLRCQEVENQETLRLLAKENQEPLGSLEEEDQETSRSLGKENHESPRAPEDENHEALRPLERENPESLSCLEEDQEAMRPPEKENQELLRSLEKENQEPQRSLEDQEEIRALEEDQETVRPLEKENQELLRSLEKENQEPLRSLEEDQEEIRALEEDQETVRPLEKENQELLRSLEEDQEEIRALEEDQETVRPLEKENQELLRSLEKENQEPLRSLEEDQEEIRALEEDQETVRPLEKENQESLRSLEDQEAMRPLEEESQEPLRSLEKEKEEAMRSLENQNAVRPLEEESQEPLRSLEKEKQEAMRPPEEEKPESLRSLEDQEAVRSLEEEGQMTLSPLERVKPETLKSLGKDQEIVRPLEKENQELLRSLNGESIEAVRSLETEAAELLKPTEEENLEILKPLEKETESQEPLGSVEGNHETLRPPGKENQESLGSLAEWHTENLQSLEEADKGSLRRLGEEEIVEKEESQASLRPLEEQGQELPHSAQQQTWGDAMQRDQELDQDRPPGSAGVDSGDGAELELEERDRFPAQGEGVEQGQLQLTATGEAWGPGEGQPGSPEPREQRLPAEGAGGAGGAAGLQDPEEQPEQVGALGLPAAQGMSEVMEPELEDEDVAPGGGQASPEVTLELERAMGRSAGVERGPEQEAVRLEDPGSLAREEATEPPLGEGGVEAKKVQGLEGPRKELEEAGTLESEASTLPGKSRDPLETPRDWEESESGAPGKIEEPISAETLCHEGSDTPQPRPLSSEGAEEDAKSLLGPPSLRPTESCSTSLIPEDAPGPQPLAEGSQEASWGLEGRAEVLGKADGEQEDLGSGGIPEGLQEEGEESREESEADELGETLPDSTPLGLYLRSPASPKWGLPGEQRPSPQGEPGKEGWGPAVPASKGLGAQPSEEEEEEGAEEERGRDSELSEEFEDLGTEASLLPGVSGEGEGEEPLSQVPQLLLEPAAWDRDGESDGFADEEESGEEGEGEEEEEGRGPGPGRWGPAPPVGSLPAPSGPQGGPLLGSETVGVSVPPWDNGPGGTAPDAPMTAPETESQNSTEASGSEEESDAAPLEPEDQAPGPLGTLSAVADTLDGGGPGPSLKEELERVNGGVVNGLEQSEGGGQGKPGAAGGDRGSPSEEEGASLKAPWAGAPLDLGQGQFLKFSQRGGDGDSWSSGED; from the exons ATGGAGGGCTGCCTGGGGGAGGAATCTTTTCAGATGTGGGAGCTCAACCGGCGCCTGGAGGCCTACCTGGCCCGGGTCAAGGCGCTAGAGGAGCAGAATGAGCTGCTCAGCGCGGAGCTCGGGGGTCTCCGGGCACAGGCCGGGGATGCCTCCTGGAGGGCTCGTGCCGACGACGAGCTGGCGGCCCTACGGGCCCTCGTCGACCAGCGCTGGCGGGAGAAGCACGCGGCCGAGATGGCGCGCGACAACCTGGCAGAAGAGGTGGAGGGCGTGGCGAGTAGGTGCCAGCAGCTGCGGCTGGTCCGGGAGCGGACCGCGGAGGAGGTGGCCCGCAGCCGGCGTGCGGTCGAGGCCGAGAAATGCGCCCAGGCCTGGCTGAGCACCCAGGCTGCGGAGCTGGAGCGCGAGCTGGAGGCTCTGCGCGCGGCGCACGAGGAGGAGCGCGCCGGCCTGAACGCGCAGGCTGCCTGCGCCCCCCGCGGCCCCGCTCCGCCCCGGGGTCCCCCCGCGCCGGCCCCCGAGGTGGAGGAGCTGGCTCAGCGGCTGGGCGAGGCGTGGCGTGGGGCAGTGCGCGGCTACCAGGAACGCGTGGCGCACATGGAGACGTCGCTGGGCCAGGCCCGCGAGCGGCTGGGCCACGCGATGCAGGGCGCCCGCGAGGGTCGCCTGGAGCTGCAGCAACTCCAGGCAGAGCGCAGCGGCCTTCAGGAGCGCAGGGCCGCGCtggagcagaggctggagggCCGCTGGCAGGAGCGGCTGCGGACCACTGAGCAGTTCCAG CTGGCCGTGGAGGCCCTGGAGCAGGAGAAACAAGGCCTCCAGAGCCAAATCGCCCAGGTCCTGGAAGGTCGGCAGCAGCTGGCACACCTCAAGATGTCCCTCAGCCTGGAGGTGGCCACATACAG GACCCTCCTAGAAGCGGAGAACTCACGGCTGCAGACCCCTGGAAGCGGCTCCAAGACTTCCCTCAGCTTTCTGG ACCCTAAGCTGGAGCTACATTTCCCTGGGACCCCAGAGGGCCGGCGTCCGGGACCTCTGCTTTCTGTCCTGAGCCCTACTCCCCTCTCCTCACCTTTGCCTGGTACCCTGGAAACACCTGTGCCAACCTTTCTGAAGAGCCAGGAATTCCTTCAGGCCCGCACCCCGACCTCAGCCAGCACCCCCATCCCACCGACCCCTCAGGCTCCCTGCCCTGCTGTAGATGCCGAGATCAGAGCCCAGGATGCCCCTGTGTCCCTGCCCCAACCGCGTGTTGGGAGGCAACAGGTGCCAGAAGTCATGTGGGCTGAAGCCAAGGTGGCTGTCCCTGCCAGCATCCTGCcgggaccagaggagcctgggggccagCAACAAGAGCCCAGTCCAAGCCAGTCCCCTGAAGATCGTGCCTCCCTGGCTCCAGCCCTCAGCCCTGACCGCTCCAGTCTAGaggccaaaggtggagaagccagTGGGTCTAGAGAGTCCAGCAGATCCCAGGAGGAAGATGAAGGCCAACTCTGGGGGCTGGCAGAGAAAGAAACAGTGGTAGAGGTCAAAGCAGTGAGCAGCTTGGAGCAGGAAACGTGGCAAGAAGAGGCGGGTCTGGACAGGAAAGAAATCCAAGACGCCCAGGGCCCTTTGGAAAAAGAAGCTGTGAACTCTCTGGAAGAAGAGATTCAGAAGCCATCGATTCCACTGGGAACACAGAGCCATGAGACTGTAAGAGCTCTAGAGAAGGAGAGTCTGGAATCTCTGAGGTCTTTGGAAGAAGAGAACTTAGAAACACTAAAAATACTAGGAAAGGAGAATCAAGAATTGTTGAAGTCTTTAGAAGCAAAGGAGACGGAGGTAGTGAGATCTTTAGAAAAAGAGACTCTAGAACTACTTAAGCCTATAGGGAAAGAGGATCCACAGACATTGCCATCTCTAGAAAAGGAGAATCAAGAAATAATGAGGCCTCTTGAAGTTAATGGAGAGACATTTTTATATCCAGGAAAGGAAAATCAAGAATTAGTGAGATCTTTAGAACAGGAGAACATTGAGTCATTGAGAACTCTAGAAAAGGAGAGTCAAGACCCACTGAGATGTCAAGAAGTAGAGAACCAGGAAACATTGAGACTCCTAGCCAAAGAGAATCAAGAGCCATTGGGGTCTCTAGAAGAAGAAGACCAGGAGACATCAAGATCTCTAGGGAAAGAGAATCATGAATCCCCGAGGGCTCCAGAAGATGAGAATCATGAGGCTTTGAGACCTCTAGAAAGAGAAAACCCAGAGTCACTGAGCTGTTTAGAAGAAGACCAGGAGGCAATGAGacctccagaaaaagaaaaccaggagCTGCTGAGGtctctagaaaaagaaaaccaggagCCGCAGAGGTCTCTAGAAGACCAGGAGGAAATAAGAGCTCTAGAAGAAGACCAGGAGACAGTGAGACctctagaaaaagaaaaccaggagCTGCTGAGGtctctagaaaaagaaaaccaggagCCACTGAGGTCTCTAGAAGAAGACCAGGAGGAAATAAGAGCTCTAGAAGAAGACCAGGAGACAGTGAGACctctagaaaaagaaaaccaggagCTGCTGAG GTCTCTAGAAGAAGACCAGGAGGAAATAAGAGCTCTAGAAGAAGACCAGGAGACAGTGAGACctctagaaaaagaaaaccaggagCTGCTGAGGtctctagaaaaagaaaaccaggagCCGCTGAGGTCTCTAGAAGAAGACCAGGAGGAAATAAGAGCTCTAGAAGAAGACCAGGAGACAGTGAGACctctagaaaaagaaaaccaggaatCACTAAGGTCTCTAGAAGACCAGGAGGCAATGAGACCTCTAGAAGAAGAAAGCCAGGAGCCGCTGAGgtctctagaaaaagaaaaagaagaggcaatGAGGTCTCTAGAAAACCAGAATGCAGTGAGACCTCTAGAAGAAGAAAGCCAGGAGCCGCTGAGgtctctagaaaaagaaaaacaggaggcAATGAGACCTCCAGAAGAAGAAAAACCGGAATCACTGAGATCTCTAGAAGACCAGGAGGCAGTGAGATCTCTAGAAGAAGAAGGCCAGATGACATTGAGCCCTCTAGAAAGAGTGAAACCAGAGACACTAAAGTCTCTTGGAAAAGATCAGGAGATAGTTCGACCTCTTGAAAAAGAGAATCAGGAGTTATTACGGTCCCTAAATGGAGAGAGTATAGAGGCAGTGAGGTCTTTAGAAACGGAGGCTGCAGAACTACTAAAGCCTACAGAAGAGGAGAACCTGGAAATACTGAAACCTCTAGAAAAGGAAACGGAGAGTCAAGAGCCACTGGGGTCTGTGGAAGGGAACCACGAGACACTGAGGCCCCCAGGGAAGGAGAATCAAGAGTCCCTGGGCTCTCTGGCAGAGTGGCACACAGAGAATTTGCAGTCTCTAGAGGAGGCCGACAAGGGAAGTCTTAGGCGCTTGGGAGAGGAAGAGATCGTGGAGAAGGAAGAGAGTCAGGCGTCACTGAGGCCCCTGGAGGAGCAGGGGCAGGAGCTGCCACACTCTGCACAGCAGCAGACGTGGGGAGATGCAATGCAGCGGGACCAAGAACTGGATCAGGACCGGCCCCCGGGGAGCGCTGGAGTGGACAGTGGGGATGGGGCAGAGCTGGAACTGGAAGAACGGGATCGCTTCCCTGcgcagggggagggggtggagcaGGGGCAGCTGCAGCTGACAGCCACAGGTGAGGCCTGGGGCCCGGGTGAGGGGCAGCCAGGCAGCCCTGAGCCCAGAGAGCAGAGGCTCCCAGCTGAGGGCGCCGGAGGGGCAGGAGGCGCTGCGGGCCTCCAGGACCCCGAGGAGCAGCCAGAGCAGGTGGGGGCCCTGGGCCTCCCGGCTGCCCAGGGAATGTCAGAGGTGATGGAGCCCGAGTTGGAAGATGAGGATGTGGCCCCGGGGGGGGGCCAAGCCTCCCCAGAGGTCACCTTGGAGTTAGAGAGGGCCATGGGCAGGTCTGCGGGAGTGGAACGGGGACCCGAGCAGGAGGCAGTAAGGCTGGAGGACCCAGGTAGCCTGGCCAGAGAGGAGGCGACGGAGCCAcccctgggggagggaggtgtggaGGCAAAGAAGGTACAGGGCTTGGAAGGGCCCAgaaaggagctggaggaggcaggCACTCTGGAGTCTGAGGCCTCCACACTGCCGGGCAAGAGCAGAGACCCACTGGAGACTCCTAGGGACTGGGAGGAGTCAGAATCTGGGGCCCCTGGGAAAATAGAAGAGCCGATCTCAGCTGAGACCTTGTGCCACGAGGGAAGTGATACCCCGCAGCCCAGGCCCCTGAGCTCAGAGGGAGCCGAGGAGGATGCCAAATCGCTGCTGGGGCCCCCCAGTCTGAGGCCCACTGAGTCCTGCTCCACCAGCCTAATCCCTGAAGATgcccctgggccccagccccTGGCTGAGGGGAGCCAAGAGGCCAGCTGGGGGCTGGAGGGTAGGGCTGAGGTCCTGGGAAAGGCGGACGGTGAGCAGGAGGATCTGGGCTCTGGGGGGATCCCTGAGGGCctccaggaggaaggggaggagagcagagaagagAGCGAGGCGGACGAGCTAGGGGAGACCCTTCCTGACTCCACGCCCCTAGGCCTCTACCTCAGGTCCCCCGCTTCGCCCAAGTGGGGCCTGCCCGGAGAGCAGAGGCCCTCCCCTCAAGGGGAGCCCGGAAAGGAAGGCTGGGGTCCTGCGGTCCCGGCCTCCAAGGGCCTTGGGGCCCAGCcctcagaggaggaagaagaggagggagcTGAGGAGGAGCGTGGCCGTGACTCTGAGCTGTCGGAGGAGTTTGAGGACCTGGGGACTGAGGCTTCTCTCCTTCCCGGGGTCTccggggagggggaaggggaagaacCCCTGAGCCAAGTGCCCCAGCTGCTCCTGGAGCCTGCAGCCTGGGATCGAGATGGAGAGTCTGATGGCTTTGCAGACGAGGAAGAGagcggggaggagggagagggagaagaggaagaagaggggagggggccagggccagggcGCTGGGGGCCAGCGCCCCCTGTGGGCAGCCTCCCCGCACCGAGCGGCCCTCAGGGAGGGCCCCTCCTGGGGTCTGAGACCGTGGGTGTCAGTGTCCCCCCCTGGGACAATGGCCCGGGGGGCACGGCACCCGACGCCCCCATGACTGCCCCGGAGACCGAGTCCCAGAACAGCACTGAGGCCTCGGGCTCAGAGGAGGAGTCTGATGCTGCTCCCCTGGAGCCGGAGGACCAGGCCCCTGGCCCACTGGGGACCCTCAGTGCGGTGGCGGACACCCTTGATGGTGGTGGCCCAGGCCCCAGCCTGAAGGAAGAGCTGGAGCGCGTGAATGGGGGCGTGGTGAACGGGCTGGAGCAGTCCGAGGGGGGAGGCCAGGGGAAACCGGGGGCGGCTGGGGGGGACCGAGGGAGCCCCTCAGAggaggagggggcttccctgaaggcCCCTTGGGCAGGGGCTCCCCTTGACCTGGGCCAAGGCCAGTTCCTGAAGTTCAGTCAGAGAGGAGGTGATGGAGACTCCTGGTCCTCAGGGGAGGACTAG
- the NES gene encoding nestin isoform X4 yields the protein MEGCLGEESFQMWELNRRLEAYLARVKALEEQNELLSAELGGLRAQAGDASWRARADDELAALRALVDQRWREKHAAEMARDNLAEEVEGVASRCQQLRLVRERTAEEVARSRRAVEAEKCAQAWLSTQAAELERELEALRAAHEEERAGLNAQAACAPRGPAPPRGPPAPAPEVEELAQRLGEAWRGAVRGYQERVAHMETSLGQARERLGHAMQGAREGRLELQQLQAERSGLQERRAALEQRLEGRWQERLRTTEQFQLAVEALEQEKQGLQSQIAQVLEGRQQLAHLKMSLSLEVATYRTLLEAENSRLQTPGSGSKTSLSFLDPKLELHFPGTPEGRRPGPLLSVLSPTPLSSPLPGTLETPVPTFLKSQEFLQARTPTSASTPIPPTPQAPCPAVDAEIRAQDAPVSLPQPRVGRQQVPEVMWAEAKVAVPASILPGPEEPGGQQQEPSPSQSPEDRASLAPALSPDRSSLEAKGGEASGSRESSRSQEEDEGQLWGLAEKETVVEVKAVSSLEQETWQEEAGLDRKEIQDAQGPLEKEAVNSLEEEIQKPSIPLGTQSHETVRALEKESLESLRSLEEENLETLKILGKENQELLKSLEAKETEVVRSLEKETLELLKPIGKEDPQTLPSLEKENQEIMRPLEVNGETFLYPGKENQELVRSLEQENIESLRTLEKESQDPLRCQEVENQETLRLLAKENQEPLGSLEEEDQETSRSLGKENHESPRAPEDENHEALRPLERENPESLSCLEEDQEAMRPPEKENQELLRSLEKENQEPQRSLEDQEEIRALEEDQETVRPLEKENQELLRSLEEDQEEIRALEEDQETVRPLEKENQELLRSLEKENQEPLRSLEEDQEEIRALEEDQETVRPLEKENQESLRSLEDQEAMRPLEEESQEPLRSLEKEKEEAMRSLENQNAVRPLEEESQEPLRSLEKEKQEAMRPPEEEKPESLRSLEDQEAVRSLEEEGQMTLSPLERVKPETLKSLGKDQEIVRPLEKENQELLRSLNGESIEAVRSLETEAAELLKPTEEENLEILKPLEKETESQEPLGSVEGNHETLRPPGKENQESLGSLAEWHTENLQSLEEADKGSLRRLGEEEIVEKEESQASLRPLEEQGQELPHSAQQQTWGDAMQRDQELDQDRPPGSAGVDSGDGAELELEERDRFPAQGEGVEQGQLQLTATGEAWGPGEGQPGSPEPREQRLPAEGAGGAGGAAGLQDPEEQPEQVGALGLPAAQGMSEVMEPELEDEDVAPGGGQASPEVTLELERAMGRSAGVERGPEQEAVRLEDPGSLAREEATEPPLGEGGVEAKKVQGLEGPRKELEEAGTLESEASTLPGKSRDPLETPRDWEESESGAPGKIEEPISAETLCHEGSDTPQPRPLSSEGAEEDAKSLLGPPSLRPTESCSTSLIPEDAPGPQPLAEGSQEASWGLEGRAEVLGKADGEQEDLGSGGIPEGLQEEGEESREESEADELGETLPDSTPLGLYLRSPASPKWGLPGEQRPSPQGEPGKEGWGPAVPASKGLGAQPSEEEEEEGAEEERGRDSELSEEFEDLGTEASLLPGVSGEGEGEEPLSQVPQLLLEPAAWDRDGESDGFADEEESGEEGEGEEEEEGRGPGPGRWGPAPPVGSLPAPSGPQGGPLLGSETVGVSVPPWDNGPGGTAPDAPMTAPETESQNSTEASGSEEESDAAPLEPEDQAPGPLGTLSAVADTLDGGGPGPSLKEELERVNGGVVNGLEQSEGGGQGKPGAAGGDRGSPSEEEGASLKAPWAGAPLDLGQGQFLKFSQRGGDGDSWSSGED from the exons ATGGAGGGCTGCCTGGGGGAGGAATCTTTTCAGATGTGGGAGCTCAACCGGCGCCTGGAGGCCTACCTGGCCCGGGTCAAGGCGCTAGAGGAGCAGAATGAGCTGCTCAGCGCGGAGCTCGGGGGTCTCCGGGCACAGGCCGGGGATGCCTCCTGGAGGGCTCGTGCCGACGACGAGCTGGCGGCCCTACGGGCCCTCGTCGACCAGCGCTGGCGGGAGAAGCACGCGGCCGAGATGGCGCGCGACAACCTGGCAGAAGAGGTGGAGGGCGTGGCGAGTAGGTGCCAGCAGCTGCGGCTGGTCCGGGAGCGGACCGCGGAGGAGGTGGCCCGCAGCCGGCGTGCGGTCGAGGCCGAGAAATGCGCCCAGGCCTGGCTGAGCACCCAGGCTGCGGAGCTGGAGCGCGAGCTGGAGGCTCTGCGCGCGGCGCACGAGGAGGAGCGCGCCGGCCTGAACGCGCAGGCTGCCTGCGCCCCCCGCGGCCCCGCTCCGCCCCGGGGTCCCCCCGCGCCGGCCCCCGAGGTGGAGGAGCTGGCTCAGCGGCTGGGCGAGGCGTGGCGTGGGGCAGTGCGCGGCTACCAGGAACGCGTGGCGCACATGGAGACGTCGCTGGGCCAGGCCCGCGAGCGGCTGGGCCACGCGATGCAGGGCGCCCGCGAGGGTCGCCTGGAGCTGCAGCAACTCCAGGCAGAGCGCAGCGGCCTTCAGGAGCGCAGGGCCGCGCtggagcagaggctggagggCCGCTGGCAGGAGCGGCTGCGGACCACTGAGCAGTTCCAG CTGGCCGTGGAGGCCCTGGAGCAGGAGAAACAAGGCCTCCAGAGCCAAATCGCCCAGGTCCTGGAAGGTCGGCAGCAGCTGGCACACCTCAAGATGTCCCTCAGCCTGGAGGTGGCCACATACAG GACCCTCCTAGAAGCGGAGAACTCACGGCTGCAGACCCCTGGAAGCGGCTCCAAGACTTCCCTCAGCTTTCTGG ACCCTAAGCTGGAGCTACATTTCCCTGGGACCCCAGAGGGCCGGCGTCCGGGACCTCTGCTTTCTGTCCTGAGCCCTACTCCCCTCTCCTCACCTTTGCCTGGTACCCTGGAAACACCTGTGCCAACCTTTCTGAAGAGCCAGGAATTCCTTCAGGCCCGCACCCCGACCTCAGCCAGCACCCCCATCCCACCGACCCCTCAGGCTCCCTGCCCTGCTGTAGATGCCGAGATCAGAGCCCAGGATGCCCCTGTGTCCCTGCCCCAACCGCGTGTTGGGAGGCAACAGGTGCCAGAAGTCATGTGGGCTGAAGCCAAGGTGGCTGTCCCTGCCAGCATCCTGCcgggaccagaggagcctgggggccagCAACAAGAGCCCAGTCCAAGCCAGTCCCCTGAAGATCGTGCCTCCCTGGCTCCAGCCCTCAGCCCTGACCGCTCCAGTCTAGaggccaaaggtggagaagccagTGGGTCTAGAGAGTCCAGCAGATCCCAGGAGGAAGATGAAGGCCAACTCTGGGGGCTGGCAGAGAAAGAAACAGTGGTAGAGGTCAAAGCAGTGAGCAGCTTGGAGCAGGAAACGTGGCAAGAAGAGGCGGGTCTGGACAGGAAAGAAATCCAAGACGCCCAGGGCCCTTTGGAAAAAGAAGCTGTGAACTCTCTGGAAGAAGAGATTCAGAAGCCATCGATTCCACTGGGAACACAGAGCCATGAGACTGTAAGAGCTCTAGAGAAGGAGAGTCTGGAATCTCTGAGGTCTTTGGAAGAAGAGAACTTAGAAACACTAAAAATACTAGGAAAGGAGAATCAAGAATTGTTGAAGTCTTTAGAAGCAAAGGAGACGGAGGTAGTGAGATCTTTAGAAAAAGAGACTCTAGAACTACTTAAGCCTATAGGGAAAGAGGATCCACAGACATTGCCATCTCTAGAAAAGGAGAATCAAGAAATAATGAGGCCTCTTGAAGTTAATGGAGAGACATTTTTATATCCAGGAAAGGAAAATCAAGAATTAGTGAGATCTTTAGAACAGGAGAACATTGAGTCATTGAGAACTCTAGAAAAGGAGAGTCAAGACCCACTGAGATGTCAAGAAGTAGAGAACCAGGAAACATTGAGACTCCTAGCCAAAGAGAATCAAGAGCCATTGGGGTCTCTAGAAGAAGAAGACCAGGAGACATCAAGATCTCTAGGGAAAGAGAATCATGAATCCCCGAGGGCTCCAGAAGATGAGAATCATGAGGCTTTGAGACCTCTAGAAAGAGAAAACCCAGAGTCACTGAGCTGTTTAGAAGAAGACCAGGAGGCAATGAGacctccagaaaaagaaaaccaggagCTGCTGAGGtctctagaaaaagaaaaccaggagCCGCAGAGGTCTCTAGAAGACCAGGAGGAAATAAGAGCTCTAGAAGAAGACCAGGAGACAGTGAGACctctagaaaaagaaaaccaggagCTGCTGAG GTCTCTAGAAGAAGACCAGGAGGAAATAAGAGCTCTAGAAGAAGACCAGGAGACAGTGAGACctctagaaaaagaaaaccaggagCTGCTGAGGtctctagaaaaagaaaaccaggagCCGCTGAGGTCTCTAGAAGAAGACCAGGAGGAAATAAGAGCTCTAGAAGAAGACCAGGAGACAGTGAGACctctagaaaaagaaaaccaggaatCACTAAGGTCTCTAGAAGACCAGGAGGCAATGAGACCTCTAGAAGAAGAAAGCCAGGAGCCGCTGAGgtctctagaaaaagaaaaagaagaggcaatGAGGTCTCTAGAAAACCAGAATGCAGTGAGACCTCTAGAAGAAGAAAGCCAGGAGCCGCTGAGgtctctagaaaaagaaaaacaggaggcAATGAGACCTCCAGAAGAAGAAAAACCGGAATCACTGAGATCTCTAGAAGACCAGGAGGCAGTGAGATCTCTAGAAGAAGAAGGCCAGATGACATTGAGCCCTCTAGAAAGAGTGAAACCAGAGACACTAAAGTCTCTTGGAAAAGATCAGGAGATAGTTCGACCTCTTGAAAAAGAGAATCAGGAGTTATTACGGTCCCTAAATGGAGAGAGTATAGAGGCAGTGAGGTCTTTAGAAACGGAGGCTGCAGAACTACTAAAGCCTACAGAAGAGGAGAACCTGGAAATACTGAAACCTCTAGAAAAGGAAACGGAGAGTCAAGAGCCACTGGGGTCTGTGGAAGGGAACCACGAGACACTGAGGCCCCCAGGGAAGGAGAATCAAGAGTCCCTGGGCTCTCTGGCAGAGTGGCACACAGAGAATTTGCAGTCTCTAGAGGAGGCCGACAAGGGAAGTCTTAGGCGCTTGGGAGAGGAAGAGATCGTGGAGAAGGAAGAGAGTCAGGCGTCACTGAGGCCCCTGGAGGAGCAGGGGCAGGAGCTGCCACACTCTGCACAGCAGCAGACGTGGGGAGATGCAATGCAGCGGGACCAAGAACTGGATCAGGACCGGCCCCCGGGGAGCGCTGGAGTGGACAGTGGGGATGGGGCAGAGCTGGAACTGGAAGAACGGGATCGCTTCCCTGcgcagggggagggggtggagcaGGGGCAGCTGCAGCTGACAGCCACAGGTGAGGCCTGGGGCCCGGGTGAGGGGCAGCCAGGCAGCCCTGAGCCCAGAGAGCAGAGGCTCCCAGCTGAGGGCGCCGGAGGGGCAGGAGGCGCTGCGGGCCTCCAGGACCCCGAGGAGCAGCCAGAGCAGGTGGGGGCCCTGGGCCTCCCGGCTGCCCAGGGAATGTCAGAGGTGATGGAGCCCGAGTTGGAAGATGAGGATGTGGCCCCGGGGGGGGGCCAAGCCTCCCCAGAGGTCACCTTGGAGTTAGAGAGGGCCATGGGCAGGTCTGCGGGAGTGGAACGGGGACCCGAGCAGGAGGCAGTAAGGCTGGAGGACCCAGGTAGCCTGGCCAGAGAGGAGGCGACGGAGCCAcccctgggggagggaggtgtggaGGCAAAGAAGGTACAGGGCTTGGAAGGGCCCAgaaaggagctggaggaggcaggCACTCTGGAGTCTGAGGCCTCCACACTGCCGGGCAAGAGCAGAGACCCACTGGAGACTCCTAGGGACTGGGAGGAGTCAGAATCTGGGGCCCCTGGGAAAATAGAAGAGCCGATCTCAGCTGAGACCTTGTGCCACGAGGGAAGTGATACCCCGCAGCCCAGGCCCCTGAGCTCAGAGGGAGCCGAGGAGGATGCCAAATCGCTGCTGGGGCCCCCCAGTCTGAGGCCCACTGAGTCCTGCTCCACCAGCCTAATCCCTGAAGATgcccctgggccccagccccTGGCTGAGGGGAGCCAAGAGGCCAGCTGGGGGCTGGAGGGTAGGGCTGAGGTCCTGGGAAAGGCGGACGGTGAGCAGGAGGATCTGGGCTCTGGGGGGATCCCTGAGGGCctccaggaggaaggggaggagagcagagaagagAGCGAGGCGGACGAGCTAGGGGAGACCCTTCCTGACTCCACGCCCCTAGGCCTCTACCTCAGGTCCCCCGCTTCGCCCAAGTGGGGCCTGCCCGGAGAGCAGAGGCCCTCCCCTCAAGGGGAGCCCGGAAAGGAAGGCTGGGGTCCTGCGGTCCCGGCCTCCAAGGGCCTTGGGGCCCAGCcctcagaggaggaagaagaggagggagcTGAGGAGGAGCGTGGCCGTGACTCTGAGCTGTCGGAGGAGTTTGAGGACCTGGGGACTGAGGCTTCTCTCCTTCCCGGGGTCTccggggagggggaaggggaagaacCCCTGAGCCAAGTGCCCCAGCTGCTCCTGGAGCCTGCAGCCTGGGATCGAGATGGAGAGTCTGATGGCTTTGCAGACGAGGAAGAGagcggggaggagggagagggagaagaggaagaagaggggagggggccagggccagggcGCTGGGGGCCAGCGCCCCCTGTGGGCAGCCTCCCCGCACCGAGCGGCCCTCAGGGAGGGCCCCTCCTGGGGTCTGAGACCGTGGGTGTCAGTGTCCCCCCCTGGGACAATGGCCCGGGGGGCACGGCACCCGACGCCCCCATGACTGCCCCGGAGACCGAGTCCCAGAACAGCACTGAGGCCTCGGGCTCAGAGGAGGAGTCTGATGCTGCTCCCCTGGAGCCGGAGGACCAGGCCCCTGGCCCACTGGGGACCCTCAGTGCGGTGGCGGACACCCTTGATGGTGGTGGCCCAGGCCCCAGCCTGAAGGAAGAGCTGGAGCGCGTGAATGGGGGCGTGGTGAACGGGCTGGAGCAGTCCGAGGGGGGAGGCCAGGGGAAACCGGGGGCGGCTGGGGGGGACCGAGGGAGCCCCTCAGAggaggagggggcttccctgaaggcCCCTTGGGCAGGGGCTCCCCTTGACCTGGGCCAAGGCCAGTTCCTGAAGTTCAGTCAGAGAGGAGGTGATGGAGACTCCTGGTCCTCAGGGGAGGACTAG